In one Candidatus Absconditicoccus praedator genomic region, the following are encoded:
- the rpmB gene encoding 50S ribosomal protein L28 — protein MARTCEVCSKGTVAGNNRSHSMRATKRKFKANLFTKNIDLGDGFKVRVKICSSCYKKLSKLGQI, from the coding sequence ATGGCAAGAACTTGTGAAGTTTGTTCTAAATGAACTGTTGCTTGAAATAACAGATCCCATTCAATGAGAGCAACTAAAAGAAAATTCAAAGCCAACCTTTTCACCAAAAACATAGACTTATGAGATGGTTTTAAGGTTAGAGTAAAAATATGTTCAAGTTGTTATAAAAAACTTTCAAAGTTAGGACAAATCTAA
- a CDS encoding Mur ligase family protein: protein MKEKIKKSFFNIIGKLAKIHLKKKDVFVIGVTGSIGKTTSRMIISKILSDNDINIYTSPKNYNGSFGLSLSIFEISDYVPTKIGFLKILLRVLRSFIFSKPSYDVLFLEYGIDEVGEMDFLLDVVKPDISIFTGIDKVHCLNFSSPDVTAEEKIKLVKNTKNVSFLNYDDSYTKNSLNVGCDIIYFTTTGKDNAQIGFEKFDYVYEDGKINSKFKGKINNLDINISTNILGKENAGYITLGYAILDIVYRNFGYNNSVVEGMGDLSLSVYSQPGRFSIFEGINGSVLIDSTYNASPESTKKVINNTANIKDKFYSNHSVIFVFGDMRELGDFSEQEHRLMASYILGFADYVFLLGENTKSFTYDELSKIGFDMQNVFLFANSYDLGDYLNNFLKKNSEEFLVLFKGSQTGIFLEEALKKILKNQEDGQKLPRQEFFWKKV, encoded by the coding sequence ATGAAAGAGAAGATAAAAAAAAGTTTTTTTAATATTATTTGAAAACTTGCAAAAATACATTTAAAGAAAAAAGATGTTTTTGTGATATGAGTAACTTGAAGTATATGAAAAACTACAAGTAGAATGATAATTTCAAAAATATTGTCAGATAATGATATAAATATTTATACTTCTCCAAAAAACTATAATTGAAGTTTTTGATTAAGTTTATCTATTTTTGAAATATCAGATTATGTTCCTACAAAAATTTGATTCCTTAAAATTTTATTAAGGGTTTTAAGAAGTTTTATCTTTTCAAAACCAAGTTATGATGTGCTATTCTTAGAGTATGGAATAGATGAGGTAGGTGAAATGGATTTTTTGTTGGATGTTGTTAAGCCAGATATTTCAATATTTACTTGAATAGATAAAGTTCATTGTTTAAATTTTTCAAGTCCTGATGTTACTGCAGAAGAAAAAATTAAGCTTGTAAAAAACACTAAAAATGTTTCTTTTTTGAATTATGATGACTCATACACTAAAAACAGCTTAAATGTAGGTTGTGATATTATATATTTTACAACTACAGGTAAAGATAATGCTCAAATTTGATTTGAAAAATTTGATTATGTTTATGAAGATGGTAAAATAAATTCAAAATTTAAATGAAAAATTAATAATTTGGATATAAATATTTCAACTAATATTTTGTGAAAAGAAAATGCATGATATATAACATTGTGATATGCAATATTAGATATAGTCTATAGGAATTTTTGATATAATAATTCTGTTGTTGAATGAATGTGAGATTTAAGTTTGAGTGTTTATTCACAGCCAGGTAGGTTCTCAATATTTGAGGGTATAAATTGATCTGTTTTGATAGATTCTACATATAATGCTTCACCAGAAAGTACGAAAAAAGTTATTAACAATACTGCTAATATAAAAGATAAATTTTATTCCAATCATTCTGTAATTTTTGTTTTTGGAGATATGAGAGAATTGGGAGATTTTTCAGAACAGGAGCACAGATTGATGGCTTCTTATATATTGTGATTTGCAGATTATGTATTCTTATTATGAGAAAATACTAAAAGCTTTACCTATGATGAATTGAGTAAGATTTGATTTGATATGCAAAATGTATTTTTATTTGCAAATTCCTATGATTTATGAGATTATTTAAATAACTTTTTGAAAAAAAATAGTGAAGAATTTTTGGTTTTATTTAAGTGAAGTCAAACCGGCATTTTTCTTGAAGAAGCATTAAAAAAAATATTAAAAAACCAAGAGGATGGGCAAAAACTGCCAAGACAAGAATTTTTTTGGAAAAAAGTCTAA
- the rpsL gene encoding 30S ribosomal protein S12, whose amino-acid sequence MPTINQLVKKGRKDKKSLSKSPALQYGLNTVRNKKTYYASPFKRGVCLKVTVASPKKPNSAQRKIAKVRLSNGHEVIAYIPGEKHSLQEHSVVLVRGGRVKDLPGVKYHVVRGAYDLAGVENRKTSRSVYGTKRPKK is encoded by the coding sequence ATGCCTACAATAAATCAGCTAGTAAAAAAAGGAAGAAAAGACAAAAAAAGTCTGTCTAAGTCTCCAGCATTGCAGTATGGTCTTAATACTGTTAGGAATAAAAAAACCTATTATGCTTCTCCTTTTAAAAGAGGTGTGTGTTTGAAGGTAACAGTAGCATCTCCAAAGAAGCCAAATTCAGCACAGAGAAAAATTGCAAAAGTGAGGCTTTCTAATGGTCATGAGGTTATAGCTTATATACCAGGAGAAAAACATTCTTTGCAGGAGCATAGTGTTGTTTTGGTGAGAGGGTGAAGAGTAAAGGATCTTCCGTGAGTTAAGTATCATGTTGTTAGATGAGCTTATGATTTGGCTTGAGTAGAGAATAGGAAGACGTCTAGATCTGTTTACTGAACAAAAAGACCTAAAAAATAA
- a CDS encoding AAA family ATPase, whose product MNILFASYQNIGPFVSNTITINFHEGKVLITAPIGTGKSFLFFDGPVFGLYKWSQRPILNKNSEKGFVKILFEESGNYYLLQRDVKKTKSGGESVSSKLFTIDNSTNVLDNLQEKLGSVVVYDQDFSYFLGEDVCEKVAFKSEQELQKTIMDVIPERNVFLNKNIYLQDGMSIFHLTPSERIDVLKEVFNLVGIDYRKDIIHQDKKDVQSKLKAYQDSSYYDQKLKKNLLEITNNSEFSFFQNKIDILEDLKFFVGENIENITFSKFDFQLNKKEFLDIKYKLEQKKNSYQELLSQETYIKQDISDNSKQIDQIHENIESINNEISQKQKKLDELKNFDVKTLKQKKSQIQENQENIIKDLNFDVFKKYGYDVNDIYEANSIVDNIISDGKNLREQKNYYLSQIELINSQKANIQEKIDNLSFQEGTTTHKNLQEKIENYKAKTDIQISKLENQKQDYKKQHKDILDQIDQYEKKIKKIGEDISFQSKFYCEKIKDDCPYMDEIKSDVISQFKTQKHEYEEELTKLKKLLDEQQYDKKIEEIDTQISDLKKQKTAVDKNPKNYFSDFFLQVDKEIKELENQMKELDFERKNNEYGKNIENIDKKISDNLEFMEKINRKKIKENIEEYRKLDNSKNDLDKKIQEYEQRVEDIQKLEEEIVGFKSKIDSYTTQKKQLQTKKKSLEDKLAKLRKQIDEFEFDKLQEDEKKLDKVLEAIGNINSLKEDFSELKLKIEKLKDEEKVLSDLYNIFSKELMLVILQNFLPQISSVLNNYLGQVVDFEVDFDLEKKPSEKLELEINIVDKYGKRPVKSLSGGQTAVLRICWILTVCSFLRTKFLFLDETINNLDNESIGKISDLLENFVKFNNVKFYVVTHSGQIQQMDIWTQKVEL is encoded by the coding sequence ATGAACATACTTTTTGCAAGTTATCAAAATATTTGACCTTTTGTATCAAATACTATTACAATAAATTTCCACGAATGAAAGGTTCTTATAACAGCACCTATTTGAACAGGTAAGAGTTTTTTGTTTTTTGATTGACCTGTTTTTTGACTTTATAAATGGTCTCAAAGACCCATCTTAAACAAAAATTCTGAAAAAGGATTTGTTAAAATTTTGTTTGAGGAAAGCTGAAATTATTACTTACTTCAAAGAGATGTCAAAAAAACAAAATCATGATGAGAAAGTGTTTCTTCAAAACTTTTTACAATAGACAATAGTACTAATGTGTTGGATAACCTTCAGGAAAAACTTTGATCAGTTGTGGTTTATGATCAAGATTTTTCCTATTTTTTAGGTGAGGATGTTTGTGAAAAGGTAGCTTTTAAGTCAGAACAAGAACTTCAAAAAACAATAATGGATGTTATCCCAGAAAGAAATGTTTTTTTGAATAAAAATATTTATTTGCAGGATTGAATGAGTATATTTCACTTAACTCCTTCAGAAAGGATTGATGTTTTAAAGGAGGTTTTTAATCTTGTATGAATAGATTATCGAAAAGACATTATACACCAAGATAAAAAAGATGTACAATCCAAACTAAAAGCATATCAAGATAGTTCATACTATGATCAAAAACTAAAGAAAAATCTTTTGGAAATTACTAATAATTCGGAATTTTCATTTTTTCAAAACAAGATAGATATACTGGAAGATTTAAAATTTTTCGTATGAGAAAATATTGAAAATATTACATTTTCTAAGTTTGATTTTCAGCTAAATAAAAAAGAGTTTTTGGATATTAAATACAAGCTTGAACAGAAAAAAAACTCTTATCAAGAGCTTCTGTCTCAAGAAACTTATATCAAACAAGATATTTCAGACAACTCCAAACAAATTGATCAGATTCATGAAAATATAGAAAGTATAAACAATGAAATATCACAAAAACAGAAAAAACTGGATGAATTGAAAAATTTTGATGTAAAAACATTGAAACAAAAAAAATCTCAAATACAAGAAAACCAGGAAAATATCATAAAAGATCTAAATTTTGATGTTTTCAAAAAATACTGATATGATGTTAATGATATATATGAAGCAAACTCTATAGTGGATAATATTATTTCAGATTGAAAAAACTTAAGAGAGCAGAAAAATTACTACCTTTCTCAAATTGAGCTTATCAATTCTCAAAAAGCAAATATACAAGAAAAAATTGATAACCTTTCTTTTCAAGAATGAACAACTACACATAAAAATTTACAAGAAAAAATAGAAAACTATAAAGCCAAAACAGATATACAGATCTCAAAGCTTGAAAATCAAAAACAAGATTATAAAAAACAACATAAGGATATTTTGGACCAAATTGACCAGTACGAAAAAAAGATAAAAAAAATATGAGAAGATATTTCTTTTCAGTCAAAATTTTATTGTGAAAAAATAAAAGATGATTGTCCTTATATGGATGAGATAAAAAGTGATGTAATATCCCAATTTAAAACTCAAAAACATGAATATGAAGAAGAACTAACTAAACTAAAAAAACTTTTGGATGAGCAACAATATGATAAAAAAATCGAAGAAATAGATACTCAAATATCTGATCTTAAAAAGCAAAAAACTGCTGTTGATAAAAATCCTAAAAATTATTTTTCTGATTTTTTCCTACAAGTAGATAAAGAAATCAAAGAACTTGAAAACCAGATGAAAGAGTTGGATTTTGAAAGAAAAAATAATGAATATGGAAAAAATATAGAAAATATAGATAAGAAAATTTCGGATAATTTGGAATTTATGGAGAAAATAAATCGAAAAAAAATAAAAGAAAATATAGAAGAGTATAGAAAGCTTGATAATTCAAAAAATGACTTGGACAAAAAAATACAAGAATATGAACAAAGGGTGGAGGATATTCAAAAACTTGAAGAAGAAATTGTTGGATTCAAATCAAAAATTGATTCTTACACGACTCAAAAAAAACAGCTTCAAACCAAAAAAAAATCCTTGGAAGACAAATTGGCAAAATTAAGAAAACAAATTGATGAGTTTGAGTTTGATAAACTACAAGAAGATGAAAAAAAGCTTGATAAAGTTCTTGAAGCTATCTGAAATATTAACTCCTTGAAGGAAGATTTTTCTGAATTGAAATTAAAAATAGAAAAACTGAAAGATGAAGAAAAAGTGTTGTCGGATTTGTACAATATTTTTTCAAAAGAATTAATGTTGGTGATACTGCAAAATTTTTTACCTCAAATTTCATCAGTTTTAAACAACTATCTTGGTCAAGTAGTGGATTTTGAAGTTGATTTCGATTTGGAGAAAAAACCATCAGAGAAATTAGAGCTTGAAATAAATATTGTAGATAAGTACTGAAAAAGACCCGTAAAATCACTTAGTTGATGACAAACAGCAGTTTTGAGAATATGTTGGATACTTACAGTATGTAGTTTTTTGAGAACAAAATTTTTATTTTTGGATGAAACTATCAACAATCTTGATAATGAAAGTATATGAAAAATATCAGACCTTTTGGAAAATTTTGTAAAATTCAATAATGTGAAATTTTATGTAGTAACTCATAGCTGACAAATACAACAAATGGATATTTGGACACAAAAGGTAGAACTTTAA
- a CDS encoding MraY family glycosyltransferase, whose protein sequence is MIDFVYIIIIALLVVIGGVFLFMKFNILDKPGPDIIPPRKPVPTLQGIFLYMGVLFSILLVFPDYLQNIEIIVFFLLGFIILIFGVIDEIKGISPMIRVVIQLLLGFIAFYFAGVGIESINLPILGQIEFPFVVAAILTIIWFVGFMNAINWFDGVNSLASGVSSIGFLTIILLIYLVVFPHYQDITQETKQMLEMVANISFIFLIFSLLYTFVEFKPFGLLRDVGVMFLGFALAYLALLGGAKIGTILVAISLAFFDAIWVFLNRILVMKKNPLKGDYTHLHHRLMRLGWSRNEVRVFVWGWSLFFMTIIILLGADRLGKVVIFLFMFLVFFGVNYYLFWIKGLPYEFIKKEKK, encoded by the coding sequence ATGATAGATTTTGTTTATATTATAATAATAGCTTTATTAGTTGTCATTGGATGAGTCTTTTTGTTTATGAAATTTAATATTTTGGACAAACCATGACCTGATATTATCCCTCCTAGAAAACCTGTGCCTACTTTGCAGTGAATTTTTTTGTATATGTGAGTTTTGTTTTCTATCCTTTTGGTGTTCCCTGATTATTTACAGAATATAGAAATAATAGTTTTTTTCTTGCTTTGATTTATTATACTGATTTTTTGAGTGATAGACGAAATTAAGTGAATTTCTCCTATGATTAGGGTTGTTATACAATTGTTATTGGGTTTTATAGCATTTTATTTTGCATGAGTTGGGATAGAGAGTATTAATTTACCGATATTATGACAAATAGAGTTTCCTTTTGTTGTAGCAGCTATACTTACTATAATCTGGTTTGTGTGATTTATGAATGCAATTAACTGGTTTGATGGAGTAAATTCTTTGGCAAGTTGAGTATCATCTATAGGTTTTCTTACTATAATTTTACTTATTTATTTGGTTGTTTTTCCTCATTATCAAGATATAACACAAGAAACCAAACAGATGCTTGAAATGGTAGCAAATATATCTTTTATTTTTTTGATTTTTTCTTTACTTTATACATTTGTTGAGTTTAAGCCTTTTTGATTGCTCAGAGATGTTGGAGTTATGTTTTTGTGATTTGCCTTGGCATATTTGGCTTTACTTTGAGGTGCAAAAATTTGAACAATTTTAGTTGCTATATCATTGGCTTTTTTTGATGCTATTTGGGTTTTCCTCAATAGAATACTTGTTATGAAAAAAAACCCCTTGAAATGAGATTATACTCATCTTCATCACAGACTTATGAGATTGGGATGGAGTAGGAATGAAGTTAGAGTTTTTGTATGGGGATGGTCTTTGTTTTTTATGACTATAATAATACTTCTTTGAGCCGATAGACTTTGAAAAGTAGTAATATTTTTATTTATGTTTTTGGTTTTCTTTTGAGTGAATTACTATCTTTTCTGGATAAAAGGTCTTCCTTATGAGTTTATTAAAAAAGAGAAAAAATAA
- a CDS encoding 50S ribosomal protein L25 — MNLSVKKRWEFGKSLKKYRADGLIPGVVYGKHLESPISVFFDKMEFLKVYEKAGESTPVTLKGDGINQMVLIHEVDVDPVKNRLLHIDFHAVKADEKTEAEVPVYTQGEAPVEKQSLGKIEMVKDHVVVEALPKDLPHDFTLDLSEIKTTNDIVFVKDLQVPKGVEIVDDLEQPIITVVEIKEEPEEEESIQEDTENGEAENK; from the coding sequence ATGAATCTTTCAGTAAAAAAAAGATGGGAGTTTGGAAAGTCGTTAAAAAAGTATAGGGCAGACTGATTGATACCAGGTGTTGTTTATTGAAAGCATCTGGAGTCTCCTATTTCTGTTTTTTTTGATAAAATGGAGTTTTTGAAAGTCTATGAAAAAGCATGAGAGTCAACTCCTGTGACTTTGAAATGAGACGGTATAAATCAAATGGTTTTGATTCATGAAGTCGATGTAGATCCAGTAAAAAACAGGTTGCTTCATATAGATTTCCATGCGGTTAAAGCAGATGAAAAAACAGAGGCTGAGGTTCCTGTATATACTCAGTGAGAAGCTCCAGTTGAAAAACAATCTTTATGAAAGATAGAAATGGTGAAAGATCATGTTGTTGTAGAGGCATTGCCAAAAGATTTACCTCATGACTTTACATTAGATCTTTCAGAAATTAAGACAACAAATGATATCGTATTTGTAAAAGATTTACAAGTACCTAAATGAGTAGAAATAGTGGATGATCTAGAGCAGCCAATAATTACTGTTGTAGAAATAAAAGAAGAACCTGAGGAGGAAGAATCTATACAAGAGGATACAGAAAACTGAGAGGCTGAAAATAAGTAG
- a CDS encoding 50S ribosomal protein L19 gives MNFERLKKLFHQKGYKKYDVKPGQYLEISEVIGEGSSKRIWRFKGLVLRVKKKNSVDGTFTVRGKTSGIVVEKIYPLSFPYFDKITVLDEYRIRRAKLYYIRHKVGKSARMKSSKNFSKQYQLEKK, from the coding sequence ATGAACTTTGAAAGGCTTAAAAAACTTTTTCATCAAAAGTGATATAAAAAGTATGATGTGAAACCATGACAGTATCTTGAAATATCAGAAGTGATATGAGAATGATCTAGTAAAAGAATTTGGAGATTTAAATGACTAGTCCTAAGAGTTAAGAAAAAAAACTCAGTAGATTGAACTTTTACAGTGAGGTGAAAAACTTCATGAATAGTTGTTGAAAAAATTTATCCTTTGTCATTTCCTTATTTTGATAAAATAACTGTTTTAGATGAGTATAGAATAAGAAGAGCAAAGTTGTATTATATAAGGCATAAAGTGTGAAAATCAGCAAGAATGAAGTCTTCAAAAAATTTTTCAAAGCAATATCAGCTTGAAAAAAAGTAG
- the dnaK gene encoding molecular chaperone DnaK translates to MGKIIGIDLGTTNSAFAYTLGEKPEIIPNEEGDRTTPSVVYIKGDQLLVGKLAKRKAVLEPENVVYEAKRFIGHKYTEVQKEVNSVSYKTKKGSDDGVLIEVDGKDYKPEQISAFVLQKIKQDAEKYLGETVDSAVITVPAHFNDSQRNATKAAGEIAGLKVERIINEPTAAALSYGLDSQKDEKIAVYDLGGGTFDVTILDIGSEGTFQVLSTSGDTSLGGADFDEALVNHLKEEFKKAEGMDLGDDPMAMQRLKEEAENTKIQLSQTENVEINIPYITSGSDGQPKHLQTNITRATFENLIKSLVDKTRKPVQDALSDAGVSSGEINEVILVGGSTRVPLVRDTVKELFGKEPKMTVNPDEAVALGAAIQGGILQGDSKDILLLDVTPLSLGVEVEGGLLDTVIPRNTTIPASKSKTYTTAQDNQPAVTINVYQGERSMAQDNKNLGMFNLEGIPPMRRGEAQIEVTFDIDANGILNVSAKEKTTGKEQKVTIQGATNISEDEVNKMQQEAEKFAEEDKKRKEMVEAKNQLDAMIYQLENFQKEQESNLSDEDKDKIQNLITDARAVKDDENSTKEQIDEQTQKLQTEVSNLMQQYAAANQQQETSTESPEGAQTTEAEVVEDSEKNEDNKDSKN, encoded by the coding sequence ATGGGTAAAATAATATGAATTGATCTTTGAACAACTAACTCTGCTTTTGCTTATACCTTATGAGAAAAGCCTGAAATTATACCAAATGAAGAATGAGATAGAACAACACCATCAGTTGTTTATATAAAATGAGATCAGCTTTTGGTTTGAAAGCTTGCAAAAAGAAAAGCTGTATTAGAACCAGAAAATGTAGTGTATGAAGCTAAAAGATTTATATGACACAAATATACTGAGGTACAAAAAGAGGTAAATTCTGTTTCTTACAAGACAAAAAAATGATCAGATGATTGAGTTTTGATAGAAGTAGACTGAAAAGATTACAAACCAGAACAGATTTCAGCTTTTGTTCTTCAAAAAATCAAACAAGATGCGGAAAAATATCTTTGAGAAACAGTAGATAGTGCAGTAATAACTGTACCTGCTCACTTCAATGATTCTCAAAGAAATGCCACAAAAGCAGCAGGTGAGATAGCCGGTCTTAAGGTTGAAAGAATAATAAATGAACCAACAGCAGCAGCATTATCTTACTGATTGGATTCTCAAAAAGATGAAAAAATAGCGGTTTATGACCTTTGAGGTTGAACATTTGATGTTACAATACTAGATATTTGATCAGAGTGAACATTCCAAGTTTTGTCTACTTCTTGAGATACAAGTTTGTGAGGTGCAGACTTTGATGAAGCTTTGGTGAATCATTTAAAAGAAGAGTTTAAAAAAGCTGAATGAATGGATCTTTGAGATGATCCTATGGCTATGCAAAGACTGAAAGAAGAAGCAGAAAACACTAAAATACAATTATCACAAACTGAAAACGTAGAAATAAATATACCATATATCACAAGTGGTTCTGATGGTCAGCCTAAACATCTTCAAACAAATATTACAAGAGCTACTTTTGAAAATTTGATAAAATCTTTGGTGGACAAAACAAGAAAGCCTGTACAAGATGCCCTAAGTGATGCTTGAGTAAGCTCAGGAGAAATTAATGAGGTTATTTTGGTTTGATGAAGTACAAGGGTGCCTTTGGTAAGAGATACTGTAAAAGAACTTTTTGGAAAAGAACCAAAAATGACTGTAAATCCTGATGAAGCAGTTGCATTATGAGCTGCAATTCAAGGTTGAATATTGCAATGAGACTCCAAGGATATATTGCTTTTGGATGTGACTCCATTGAGTTTGTGAGTAGAAGTAGAATGATGACTTCTGGATACTGTGATACCAAGGAACACTACAATTCCGGCCAGTAAATCCAAAACTTATACAACAGCTCAAGACAATCAACCAGCTGTTACAATTAATGTATATCAAGGTGAAAGAAGTATGGCACAAGACAACAAAAATCTTGGTATGTTCAACTTAGAGTGAATTCCTCCTATGAGAAGATGAGAAGCTCAGATAGAGGTAACGTTTGATATTGATGCTAACTGAATATTGAATGTTTCAGCAAAAGAAAAAACTACCTGAAAAGAGCAAAAAGTTACAATACAGTGAGCAACTAATATTTCAGAAGATGAAGTAAACAAAATGCAACAAGAAGCAGAAAAATTTGCAGAAGAAGATAAGAAAAGAAAAGAAATGGTAGAGGCAAAAAATCAATTGGATGCAATGATATATCAGTTGGAAAACTTCCAAAAAGAACAAGAATCAAACCTATCAGATGAAGATAAAGACAAAATACAAAATCTAATAACAGATGCAAGAGCAGTTAAAGATGATGAAAACTCAACCAAAGAACAAATAGATGAACAAACTCAAAAACTACAAACTGAAGTTTCAAACTTAATGCAACAGTATGCAGCTGCAAATCAGCAACAAGAAACTTCAACAGAATCTCCAGAGGGTGCTCAAACAACAGAAGCAGAGGTTGTTGAAGATTCCGAAAAAAATGAAGACAATAAGGACTCAAAAAATTAA
- the rpsG gene encoding 30S ribosomal protein S7 — protein MAKKFKKNELFSTPSTNSKIEKFVNHLMKDGKKSIARKIFYDCMEEIKKNGHINPFAVWEIAIENSSPSVMVKSKRIGGAVYQVPLEVKSDKKFFYAVRWILMYSRQKKGVPMYKALAEELLAAYSNQGSSVKRKEDTHKMAEANKAYAYLAKYVK, from the coding sequence ATGGCAAAAAAGTTTAAAAAAAACGAGCTTTTTTCAACTCCTAGTACAAATAGTAAGATAGAAAAGTTTGTAAATCATCTTATGAAAGATTGAAAAAAGTCTATTGCAAGAAAGATTTTTTATGATTGTATGGAGGAAATTAAGAAAAATTGACATATAAATCCTTTTGCAGTTTGGGAGATTGCAATAGAAAATTCTTCTCCTTCGGTGATGGTGAAATCAAAAAGGATTTGATGAGCTGTATATCAGGTTCCTTTAGAGGTAAAATCAGATAAAAAGTTTTTTTATGCTGTTAGGTGGATACTTATGTATTCAAGACAAAAAAAATGAGTTCCAATGTATAAGGCTTTAGCAGAAGAGTTGTTGGCAGCTTATTCAAATCAATGATCTTCAGTTAAGAGAAAAGAAGATACTCACAAGATGGCAGAAGCAAATAAGGCTTATGCATACTTGGCAAAATATGTTAAATAA